TGGGCGTTTAGTCAGAAAAGGGGAGTCCTGGGAGGATGTCTTCTGTGGCTGTTCATTCTCAGTTGGCTGCAGCCCAAAATAACCCTTTTGCCAAAAGGGCACCTTTTGAGCAGCGTGTGTCCACTCCAGCACCCCCTCACGGTGTTCTCTGGGGGGTACAGCTTCAGAGGGCACCGTCCAGATGCCAGGGGGTGAGGGGCCTCTGACCCCACATGCCATGGTCTGTGTGTCCCACAGCTGAAGTTGGAGGCGGACATGGGGTACCTTCAGGAGGAGATGATGAAGACGGGGAAGCTGCAGGCCAGGGAGAAACAGACCTTGGCCGAGTGGAAGGCAGGTGCTGGGGGCCGGGGTGTGCGCACCCGGCAGCCCCGTGGGGTGGGAGAGCCCGGCCAGTGGCCCCGGAGCACCCGCAGGGCCCGCAGAAGCCCCGGAGGGTGCGGGCGGGGAGATCGCTGTCCCGTGTGGATGGGACCCGGGGCTCGAAGTCCCGCTAGATCAGGATCCAGAACGTGCATTCAGCCCAGGCTGGCACAGGGATGAGGGCACACGGATGGGGGCACGCTGCTGTTTGGGGCCCCGCAGGCCACCCCCCAGATGCTCCCACCCCTCCCGGATGGCTTCTCTGTGGCTCGTcaggggcctggggtggaggggctgcCAGCATCCAGGCTGGTGGGTGCAGCCAGCCAGCGAGGGGACACCTTGAGCAGCAGGTCCCCAGGCGGTGCCTCACATGcgcccaccctcccaccccctgcaggTGAAGGTGAGGGAGCAGAGACAGCGCATCCTGGTCCAGTTTGAGAAGATGGACCTCCTCCTGGTGGAAGAGGAGCAGCGCCTCCTCCAGGCCctgaagcaggaggaagaggaggtggcTGCCAAGCTGCGGGAGAGCGCGGCAGCACTGGAGAAGCAGAGCCATGCCCTGGAGAGGCTCCTGCTGCAGCTGGAAGACAAGGAAGTGCGCACGCCACTGCAGACGCTGCAGGTGGGCAGGTGCCCACTGACCTGGGGGGGGCCTCAGCACCCCGCTCAcctggctggagggggagggggcctcaGCATCCTGCTCACCTggctggagggggaggagctCCGGCCCAGGTGTGGTCAGGGTGGGCCAACTGCAGGAGCAACACTAACAGGGAAGGCTTTGACTCAGTCAGCCGAGGCTGCATAACAAAAACCACAGGCCTGAGGCTGAAACAACACATTTAttctctctgggtcctgggggctgggagtcTGAGCTCCAGGCGTGGGCAAGGCTGGTTCTTCCCGAGGCCTCCCTCCTTGGTGTTACAGATGGCTGTgtcctccctgtgtcctcacagggccgtccctctgtgtgtctgtgtcctaaacTCTTCTTGCAAGGACACCGCTCTTatgggatcagggcccaccctagtCACCTCACGTTACCGTAACcacctctgtaaagaccccatctccaaatacagtcaccttctgaggtcctgggggttgaGGCTCTGGTGTGTGAATTTCGAGGACAGTCTGTCAGGCTCCAGGCCTGcagactgtcctttcccttccTAGCCCAGGGAGGTGGCCTGGGGCAGCTGTCCTTAGCACCATGATGTGGGGCGTGGGCACACTGGCCCAGATAGGCACCCAGGACTTCACAGGGAGGAGGGAGTCATTTGACTGCCCCGAGGATGGGAGCAAAGAGAGGGCAGCAGGGGGTATGGTGGCTGACAAGGGGGAAATGTGTCAAGCACGGGAGGAATTGAATCCATAGCAACAGATAAGATTCTGCACACGCACAGACATGCTCCTACTCCAGAAGCAGATGTCGCCTGCAGGGCGCTGGGCATCCTGTTTGCCTGGGTCAGTCCCAGTGTTTGTCTGTGGTCCTGACCTCGCGTGGGCTTTGTGCCCAGGAAGCGGCCTGCTGCAGACGAAGGTCAGACAGTTGCCCAAACTTTGGGGAACGTTGTGTCTTCCATTAGAAAGCAGCTGTGTGCAGGCTAATACGCGGACGTCTGACTCACTCAAGGCCCCATTCAGTGGTCATCGGTCAGGTCCCCCACCGCCCTCATGTGCAGGACAGCTTCCAGGGTCCTCAGTTATGGGGGGCGAGGAGGCCCGAGTGGCTGGAGGATTCCTGTAGGCAGCCACGGCAGGGCGATGCTCTGGAAAGTGGGCACAGGGCCCCGGAAAAACATCATAAAGCCCTTCCAGCTGGGCAGACCAGAAATGCAGACAGGACGCACCGGAATCCTGACGAGGCCTTGCCCGTCTCCCTCCCTGCTCCGTCCCACAGGACTTGAAGGAGCTCCTAAGCAGGTACACGGCCACCTGCGGGGGAGGCAGTAATGGGCGCAGGGAGGGCTCCGCGTGGGGCCGGAGCGGACAGTGAGACCTGTGTCCACTGGAGGAAGAACAGCCTGAGTGTTCAGTACCCGGAGGCCACCCCCACCGTGCTGAGGACGGTCTGCAGGGTCCCTGGGCAGATAGAGGTGCTCAAGAGTTTTCAAGGTAAGAGGGGCCAGGTGCTCTGGGCTAATGCCCACCCCACCCTTTGTCACTTACAGTGAGCCACCCGTAGGGGGGACTGTCCTTTAATGCACGGTCACACTCTGGGCCCTGATGCTGCTCCAGGGCGACGCTCTCCGTCCTGTTCCTATGGTGACACATGTGGAGATGCCCAAATGGCCCCCTGGCTCCCATCTCCTGAGCACCAACAATATGGACAGGTGGGGTAGGGACACAGCTGGACTCAGCCTTGGGGAGGCCCTAGGGGATGCTTAGGGCCAACAGGGATGATCCGGCCCCCTTTTCCCATGGCCCTGGGCCTGTCTACAGAGGATGTGGTGCCCGACCCCACCACCGCGTACCCCTACCTCCTGTTGTACGAGAGCCACCAGAGGCGCTACCTGACCACCCCACTGGAGGGCGTGCCCTACAGCAAGGACAGATTCCTGGCCTACCCCTGTGCCGTGGGCAAGGAGACCTTCTCCTCAGGAAGGCACTACTGGGAGGTGGGCATGAACCTCACCGGGGATGCACTCTGGGCGCTGGGCGTGTGCAGGGACAACGTGAGCCGCAGGGACAGGGTCCCCAAGTCCCCTGAAAACGGGTTCTGGGTGGTGCAGCTGTGCAAGGGAAAGAAGTACCTGCCCGTCACAACCGCCCCAACCCCTGTCACGCTGGCCGAGCCCCCCAGCCACGTGGGGGTCTTCCTGGACTTCGAGGCAGGGGAAGTGTCCTTCTACAACCTGAAGGACGGGTCCCACCTGCACACCTACGCCGAGCCTGAATTCTCTGGCCCCCTGCAACCCTTCTTCTGCCTCGGGCCACCCAAATCAGGCCAGATGGTCATCTCTACAGTGACCCTGTGGGTGAAGGGataggggcagaggctggggcagggtgggcGGCCCTGGTTTCTTGGGAAGGTGAGGTCGCCCAACTCAGCACAGGCCACCTGCCAGGGTTATCTCTGGTGGCGCACTGGTGAGCCACCCGCCGTGTGAGGCGGTTtcacaaagataaaatataatcCTGATTCAAGCAGTGAAATGGTAAGAGGCTATATTCCACATGTCTCATAAAGGAAACTTTGAAAGCCGCTGAGTTTCCTAGTGGGCCGATTCTAGGTACGGACAGTACCAGGTGCGGTCCGGCGCGCCGGCCTTTACAAGCACCCACCTCAGCTGGAGCCAGCACGCGGGCTCTGCTGTGCTGCCCGTGATACATGCACAGCTGCGGCCTCCACCGCCATACATTCCATATTTGCACCttgcctgggtgtgtgtgtgttgggggggggtgatgGGAAAATGAAACTTTTCAAACTGAATCCCTAAAAACCTCAGAGCTGTCCAGCCTTAAAGTTGCAGAAGCCGGGGCGCAATTCAGAGTAAGGGCCATGGGTTGGAGAGACTCCTCTCCACCATCCCACCCCCCGCGTTTCAGGCGCGTTCACAAACCTGTGGCAGGCCGGTCACTCCAGAATTCCAGTATGCGTTCCCCGACAAGGCCAGAGTCCCTGCAGGCCGAGCCCCTCCCATCCTGATCGTGCCTGGCCCAGGGGCGCACGGGGCACGGCTTGGGGCTCGCCACCGCAGCCTCAGGCCCCTCTCGTCCTCGCAGTCGCTGTGCTGCGCGGGGAACCCGGTGAATGCGCGGGGCCCCCCCTTGGCTTACGTCCTGCAACGGGTTGGGACGCGAGGGAGAGGTGACCTGGGGTTACCAGCGCGCGCGCGCAGGCAGCGACTACGCCGCCGCGAGGTCAGCGGGCGAACAGCCTCCAATTCTGTTCGGTCTGAGGGCCGCGTGACAGGCCGCGGCCAATCCGAGGCTAAAGCGGGTtgttcccaaaaaaaaaaaaaaaaaaaaaaaaaaaaaNNNNNNaaaaaaaaaaaaaaaaccagctgcTTCCTGCTTCCGCCGCGACTCCTCTTCCTGTCCGCGTCGGGGATCCCTGCGCCCCGCGTCCCCGAAGTCTCGAGTCCAGCGACCCCCGTGCCCTGCGCCCCGCGTGCCCGGAGCCCACGACCCAGCTGTCGGACGGTCCCCGGAACCCCCGAGTCCCCCGGTGCCCTGAACCCCGCTTCCCCCGGAACCCCCGCGTGCCCGGTGCCCTGCTCCTCGCGTCTCCGGAACCCCCGCGTCCCCGCGCGCTCTCCAGAGTCCCGGTGGCGAAGGCCACCGCCCGACCGGGCGTAGAGCGCCGCCTTCCTCCGCCCCACCGGCGCCATGGCCGCCCCCGACCTGTCCACCAACCTCCAGGAGGAGGCCACCTGCGCCATCTGCCTTGACTACTTCACGGACCCGGTGATGACCGACTGCGGCCACAACTTCTGCCGCGAGTGCATCCGGCGCTGCTGGGGCCAGCCTGAGGGCCCGTACGCCTGCCCCGAGTGCCGCGAGCTGTCCCCGCAGAGGAACCTGCGGCCCAACCGCCCGCTCGCCAAGATGGCCGAGATGGCGCGGCGCCTGCACCCGCCGTCGCCCGTCCCGCAGGGCGTGTGCGCCGCGCACCGCGAGCCGCTGGCCGCCTTCTGCGGCGACGAGCTGCGCCTGCTGTGCGCGGCCTGCGAGCGCTCGGGGGAGCACTGGACGCACCGCGTGCGCCCGCTGCAGGACGCGGCCGAAGACCTCAAGGTGCGGGGCGGGGCGTGGCCgcaggccgggggtggggggtggcacgCTCCTTGCCGGGGCGCGGAGGGGCTGCCGAGGGTGTGTGCGGGCAGCCAGCCCCAAACCCGCACCCTCCTGGGACGGGGACACCACTCGCCAGTGGGCCTCCAGCCTGGAGATCAGGGATAGGCGTGCTCTCTGGGAGGCGCAGGTCCTGCTATGACTACGCATGGTGGGAGTGTGGAGGGGGCCGGGCAGGTGTGACTGACCGTTGGCAGGGCTGGAGCTCAGAgcgggaggaagcaggaggagaagctTAGGTAGCTGGTCTCATAGGGACGTAGACAGAGTAGCACTCAGGCTTCAGAGAGTTGTGGGCGAGGCTGGGCTGTGGGAAGTCAGCCGGCGGGGATGGGTGGAGGGCAGAGCCATTGCCCTGGGGGGCAGGTTGCCAGGGCTGCCACAGCTGCCAGGCTTTGTGAGTGGGATACTTGGGGCCACTTCTGCCATCTGACATGCCAGGGATCAGCCCCACTTTGACTCTAGGCTGAGGCGCCTCCATGTATTCTGGAAATgcgtttttaaaaatccaaaccaGCTGTCACCCCACTGCTGAGAGCCTCGGGGCAGACACTCCCCTGGCTGCTATCATCTGTGTTCCTCCCCCGACCTCAGACAGCCTCCAGGAATGAGGTATTGAGTACCTGGGTGGCACCCTTCCAGCTCTTTGGCTGTGGTTTGCATTTGCTTCATGGCCAGGAGCACGCGTGCTAGGATGCTCCGAGGACATGGTTTGGCCAGTACTTGGCCATTTTGTCGCTGTCACAGAACAAACGGGTAGCCATCTGCATCAGGGGACTTAGCCTGACATAGATCTCTATAGTCTTGCTCCCCACTCTAAGGCACGACACACATGCAGGATACCCTTTGTGTTAGTCCCAGCAAGTGCACACTCCTGTCACTGAGCGGAAACTGACCATGAGGGCAGACAGTGACCAGCAGCTCTCCAGAGGCCCCTCCCAGCTGGCCTGGGGCAGCAGTTACCCCTTCCTATTGTAACGGAGACAAAACCTTTTTCTCTAACCTGTTAGGTTCGCTGCACAAGGCTTGCAAATTATACTAACAAAGGCAGAGTAATAAGTGAAAAGACATACAATTTTTTAGCCTTTTAAATCTCATATGGCACAAGGGGCTTCACAGAGAAGTGAATAACCCAGTTAGACTGAGTTTATGTTCCATTTGAACATCAAATGATAAACTGGGGAGAAGGGGATTTGGGCTTCTAGGGTATATGGGGGGAACTGATGGAAGACCAGGTTATCTGAGTAATAAAGTCTGTTCAGGCAGACTCATCTGTGACAAAGAGTCATCTGTGCTGAGTGCTCTCCCCTTCCTGGTACAGACAGGGAGGCAGAAAGGCGGAGGGCAGAGGGCCCTTCCTACCTCTGCTGTTGGCCACTTGCTTCAACTCCAGAAGTCCTTGTGTCAAAGTGGCCTACTCTGGGTGGCACACTCCAACCCCCTCCACTGTACTAGTGCCTAGTTGGTCTTCATCCTGGGGGTGCCCACCAAACTGGCTTTACCTGCCCCCCACGGGCTGTGCCTGGCATTCACATACCCTGGGGTGCTGGGTCCAGAAAGCTCCACCTCTTCAGGCCTGAGTCCAGCTAGAAGTTGGATGGAGCTCATAGGCAGGCAGCCCTGCACTGACCAGGGGCCTACAGAGAGCCCTGAGCAGGCATGGAGAAATAAGGGGGGCGGGATTTGGGCGAGGTCAGGAGACCAAACACAGGCAAGGGCCCTGGGAGTCCAGGCTGTCCGCTCGCTGGCTCATTTGAAGTTGTCGGCGTGTCATGCCCACGACTGTGGTTCCTGTCAGCCACTTCAGGCTCCACCGGGGTTGACCGATGACCAAAGCAGGGGCCGGGCCCACACAGCAAAGGTCACCCTGGTCTCCCTTTCCCGCAGGGGAAGCTGGAGAAGTCCCTGGAGCATCTGCGGAAGCAAATGGAGGATGCGCTGCTGTTCCAGGCCCAGGCTGAGGAGACCTGCGCCTTGTGGCAGGCAGGTGCCCCAGTGCCCGAggccgcggggggcggggggggtgatGGCCGGTGCCTGAGCCCCCGCGGAGGGGTCCTGCGGGCCTCAGCCTCATGCTGCTCGCGAAGAAGGATCCGTGTTCCAGACCCTGCGTACAGCCCGCgttgggggtgaggtgggggcggggcgggcccTCAGCTGTCCCGTCCGCCCTGCAGAAGATGGTGGAGAGCCAGCGGCAGAACGTGCTGGCGGAGTTCGGGCGACTGCGCCGGCTGCTCGCGGAGGAGGAGCAGCGTCTgctgcagaggctggaggaggaggagctggaggtgcTGCCCCCGCTGCGGGACAGCGCCGCCCGCCTGGGGCAGCAGAGCGCCCGGCTGGCCGAGCTCATCGCTGAGCTGGAGGGGCGCTGCCAGCTGCCGGCGCTGGGGCTGCTGCAGGTGAGCCGCGTTGCGCTCCCGGGGTGGGTACTGGGGGCTCTTGGCGGAGCCGGCGTCACCCGCCTGTGAAAGGTGGGGGCGGGTTAGCTAGGTCTCCCGGGTGTGACTGTCCAGGTGTGGTTGCGGGTCGTGCGGAGTAGATACCGATCCTGAACTCCGCCGAGAACGGCTGTCGTGTCTGTCCTGGAGCCCCTTTGTGCTCTGGCCGGGCTGCGTGGCGGGTGGCATCCAGGATCTATGGGTCACCAGGCTCGGGTCACCAGGTTCGGGTCCACTGTATTGAGAAGAATACGTGTCCCGTAGGAGTCCTGCATCAGCCCGGTGTTGACCGGGGActgctcctggctcctggctcctggccccaGGCAGGAGTGAGGCTGCTGTGTGTGTAGCCCACGGGGTGACCATCCTGAGTCCCAGACCTGAGCGGACCTTCAGGGACCAGGCAGAGGGTCTTGGCTGCCCTCCTGGGGTTTGAACTCGGTGCTTCCACCGCTGCTGAGACCTCAAGCGGTTTCAAGCCTGGGAAACAGGAAGAACCCCAGGCGTGTGTctggtggggggtgagggaagtAGGCTGTGGTCAGTGAAGTAGGGTCTGGGTGGCCAGCCAAGGAGGTCAGGGGAAGTGAATGGTGCTGGAGAAGCCAGAGGAAGTGGAGGTTCTGGAAAGAGGACGGGTTGGCCCCATAAGTGAGATGAGAACCCCAGATCTGTATGAAACATGATGTGGGGTCTCAGCTGAGATGTCCTAGTGCATGGGTGGTCTCGGCTGGTCTGCTGTACTGGATTTCATACTAAAAGTGAACGCCTGtgcccccactgcccctcacTGCTCCCATCTGCTCACCACTGCCCCCTACTTGCTTCCCACTGCCCCCACGCCCAACTGCTCACAGCTTCTGGCCCCGGATCTTTGCCTGGGTAGCCAGCTTCAGGGAGGAGttccccaccttcctctcctcaccaccccccaaccccagggctCCCCTTGCCTATGCTGGGGGTAGAGGTGGGGTCTGCTGCATGGAGGGGCAGGAGAGCAGCCCTGGGCAGCCCCCCGTTTACTGGTGTGAATAAGGGAGGTCAGGTGTGCCCTTACCATCAGACCTCATTGTTAGGTGGAGGCCTGCCCCAGGGAGTGGCCAGGCCAGGTTCTGGCACCTGGCGTGGGCAGGGGGGTGTGTCCTCATGGGCAGAGGAAGTGAGGGTTTGGGTGACTTCCAGGAGGTCACACCCCTGGGTCCCAGCTTCCCTTCCAAGCTCACCCTGTAGCCATCCTGTGTAGGTTCACAGCCTTTTCCTAAAGGAATGTGTGTCTCCCCAAGAGGCCAGTGGTGTACATGGAGGCCAACCCCTTTCTTTAAggccaggaccccccccccccccccccccccccccccNCCAGGGAGGGTCTTGTGCAGTGTGTCCACACACACTGTCCTGAATGGGTAGCGCCTGTGATAACCAAGACACTCCCATTCACTTCCCAGTGCCCCGGGGTGGGCCACCTACGCCGCAAAACTACCAAGGACAGGCTGTTTCTGCTTTGCCTGCTGCCCATGCCGACCTCCTTGTGCCCCAGGCCCTTTGCACATGTCTCTTCCAGTCCTGCACTCTCCCCCTCACTGTATCTTCAGAAGCCTGCATCTCTCTTATGTGTCTTTTCGTACCCTCCCACCAAGCAACCCACACACAGACCATCGCTCATGTGTGTGTAGATCTCCCACCTCGAGGGAAACCCTCCACAGGCACCATATCTTCCTTATTACCTCTGCATCCAGATGTGTGGTCTGATGACTGGTGCACAGTTAGAATCACTGTGGGTGGGCTTGCCTGTGATTGACAGTGTGGACCAGCCAGGTCCCTGCCATTCTCGGGGATTCCAAAAAGATCAAAGACCCCATCAGCAGCCAGTGTTTTAAGTTATTGAATGCCCTAGTCAGCTCGGGCTGTGTAACAAATACCACAGGCTGTGAGGTTTAAACAACACACAGTTATTGTCTCCTGGtcctagaggctggaagtcccagatccAGGCGTGGGTGAGGCTGGTTCTCccgaggcctctctccctggtgTGTACCTGCCGTCTCCTCCCCATGTCTTCACGTGGTCagctgcctgtgtgtgtgtgtgtgtgcccagaTCCCCCTTCTGATAAGGACTCCAGTCATGCATGATCTGGGCCCACCATAGTGACCTCCTCATACCCCACTCtgtaaagaccccatctccaaatacagacacattctgaggtcctgggggttgggcCTCCAACATTTAGATTTGAGGGACACGATCAGTCTGTGAGGCTGAGTGAAATGCTTGTATGTGTCATTATGGGAGACCGGATCATCCAAGTGGAG
The Ailuropoda melanoleuca isolate Jingjing chromosome 3, ASM200744v2, whole genome shotgun sequence DNA segment above includes these coding regions:
- the TRIM17 gene encoding E3 ubiquitin-protein ligase TRIM17, encoding MDALELARKLQEEATCSICLDYFRDPVMTACGHNFCRECIQLTWEKAKSRKGGRKWKGSFPCPECRELGPQRNLRPNRLLTKVAEMARQHPVFQSRDLCRVHQELLKLFCEDDQSPICVVCRESQEHRPHRVVPIEEAVQEYKLKLEADMGYLQEEMMKTGKLQAREKQTLAEWKVKVREQRQRILVQFEKMDLLLVEEEQRLLQALKQEEEEVAAKLRESAAALEKQSHALERLLLQLEDKEVRTPLQTLQDLKELLSRKNSLSVQYPEATPTVLRTVCRVPGQIEVLKSFQEDVVPDPTTAYPYLLLYESHQRRYLTTPLEGVPYSKDRFLAYPCAVGKETFSSGRHYWEVGMNLTGDALWALGVCRDNVSRRDRVPKSPENGFWVVQLCKGKKYLPVTTAPTPVTLAEPPSHVGVFLDFEAGEVSFYNLKDGSHLHTYAEPEFSGPLQPFFCLGPPKSGQMVISTVTLWVKG
- the TRIM11 gene encoding E3 ubiquitin-protein ligase TRIM11; its protein translation is MAAPDLSTNLQEEATCAICLDYFTDPVMTDCGHNFCRECIRRCWGQPEGPYACPECRELSPQRNLRPNRPLAKMAEMARRLHPPSPVPQGVCAAHREPLAAFCGDELRLLCAACERSGEHWTHRVRPLQDAAEDLKGKLEKSLEHLRKQMEDALLFQAQAEETCALWQKMVESQRQNVLAEFGRLRRLLAEEEQRLLQRLEEEELEVLPPLRDSAARLGQQSARLAELIAELEGRCQLPALGLLQDIRDTLRRVQDVKLQPPEVVPMEMRTVCRVPGLVEALRRFRGDVTLDPDTANPELVLSEDRRSVRRGDLRQSLPDSPERFDPGPCVLGREPLTSGRHYWEVEVGERASWALGVCRENANRKEKGELFAGNGFWILVFLGSYYNSSERAFAPLRDPPRRVGIFLDYEAGHLSFYSATDGSLLYAFPETPFSGTLRALFSPLSSSPTPMTICRLKGGPGDSLAPQ